The following coding sequences are from one Formosa haliotis window:
- a CDS encoding M28 family metallopeptidase — protein MGFACSTMLMSGQNHQKLYDIIDAVSANRIKNDVKTLTEFGTRNTFSDTVSQTRGIGAARRWIKAEFESISKTCNSCLNVFYQKDFVTKANHTRVPHDAWVVNVVAIQKGTTYPNRYIIMTGDIDSRASDTMDFTTDAPGANDNASGMAGTIEAARVLSQYTFENSIVYLGLSGEEQGLFGGAGFAAYAKANNWDIIGVFNNDMIGNIEGVDGVIDNRSFRIFSEPVPPTETEKERKLRRFYGGEVDGISRQLTRYVYKTTKTYMPEMNPMLIYRLDRFGRGGHHRPFNDLGFAGIRIMEAHENYTQQHQDIRTEHGIDYGDTFEHVNFDYAKKLTAVNAINLASLASAAPAPSAVAIGGIVEASAKLKWDAVDGAVGYKIYWRDTTSPTWDYSRPVGNVTEFTLQGIVIDNYYFGVASINKAGFESPVVFPNSIIKN, from the coding sequence ATGGGTTTCGCCTGCAGTACGATGTTAATGTCGGGGCAAAATCATCAAAAATTATACGATATAATTGATGCGGTTTCGGCCAATCGCATAAAAAACGATGTAAAAACATTAACCGAATTTGGCACAAGAAACACCTTTAGCGATACTGTATCTCAAACTCGGGGAATTGGAGCTGCAAGACGTTGGATTAAAGCCGAATTCGAGTCTATTTCGAAAACTTGTAACTCTTGTTTAAACGTATTTTACCAAAAAGATTTTGTAACCAAAGCGAATCATACAAGAGTGCCACACGATGCCTGGGTGGTTAATGTTGTTGCCATTCAAAAAGGGACAACCTACCCTAATCGATATATTATAATGACTGGTGATATTGATTCTCGTGCTAGTGATACTATGGATTTTACAACAGATGCTCCCGGAGCAAACGACAATGCTTCCGGAATGGCAGGTACCATTGAAGCTGCACGTGTGTTATCGCAGTACACCTTCGAAAATAGTATTGTGTATTTAGGATTATCTGGCGAAGAACAAGGGCTATTTGGTGGTGCTGGATTTGCAGCTTATGCCAAAGCCAACAATTGGGATATTATTGGTGTGTTTAACAACGACATGATTGGCAATATTGAAGGTGTAGATGGTGTTATAGACAACAGATCGTTTCGAATTTTTTCTGAACCCGTTCCACCTACAGAAACAGAAAAAGAGCGTAAATTACGTCGTTTTTACGGTGGTGAAGTCGATGGCATTTCACGGCAATTAACCCGCTATGTATATAAAACAACTAAAACTTATATGCCCGAAATGAACCCCATGCTTATTTATAGATTAGATCGGTTTGGAAGAGGTGGTCATCATCGGCCATTTAACGATCTAGGATTTGCAGGGATCCGGATTATGGAAGCACACGAAAACTACACCCAACAACATCAAGACATTCGTACAGAACACGGTATAGATTATGGAGATACGTTCGAGCATGTTAATTTCGATTATGCTAAAAAATTAACAGCTGTAAATGCGATTAACCTTGCTTCCCTAGCCTCGGCTGCTCCTGCCCCATCTGCGGTTGCCATAGGCGGGATTGTTGAAGCTTCGGCTAAATTAAAATGGGACGCAGTAGACGGTGCGGTTGGATATAAAATTTATTGGAGAGATACAACCTCTCCGACTTGGGATTATAGCCGACCTGTAGGTAATGTAACGGAATTTACTTTACAAGGTATTGTAATTGATAATTATTATTTTGGCGTCGCATCTATTAACAAAGCGGGCTTTGAGAGTCCTGTTGTTTTCCCCAACAGCATTATAAAAAACTAA
- a CDS encoding DUF7619 domain-containing protein yields MKTKLLVLVLFFLMSQVGKSQVEKIETYKVGTKITYYPGQCAKDIPEAKGKISFCDKISNLGVVEASYGLNSRVLKKMVENYFNKDEVFLTSEGISIRKENGSWDNIPNLAIPKAIVSSSFSHGVDEALLSKSGFLFFKANFYRSVNYIDMNTKTFKSVSLPSNSNGTTYTHSFAYDEITDATYILTTNTPEKEFNVFKFQNGNLSVMGSLGISATGSNNHSQLLFTNDALYFGTDTGLYKYNKNTLDLEASYFTDNTNYVNNVRDIVVDNDGNIWTANWVNNGGGAIYKLNTQTEAITTFELALTEVTNYRFDKLAVDGDGNVWSTPVNWSGFIHLNPIENNPEWTFFNMADIENLGFKMAYAPDEIFNFNNKIYVMTTTAGTTRHTNFEAMYNDQGVWHGINDDEPKNISHAMITRSQVAYPDADGVWFYNDYDSNGTISYMSNSDTFKRQYEINGHTSFLLDADGIPVVNDSRVKKLYMPYIAKLPDLAPNSVEQLAKYKDQIWVYSRRTQKIDILKYDKLVETIDLKDTDYQNFYHFTPDIYGNAYFARVYSADFYLKKFDTNTQTTETFEAAAIGAIKKILALPNGNVAIVCARGVLLFNGTTLVTIDNSDYADLGNIVNGVVDIDGDIFLLTNDNAELISIKNPESNSPTFETIILEGGEGIIPESSFYRPVSLAIDNNGAFWSNASESWLKLTTEHTAEQFLNGGETFGIHGLVYFDKNENNQFDAGEGYANQKVTIITSKNNIFETYTNADGKYYFPYYDDGGNYDIRMSVVNPYVVATNRQIIFSVSNLEEHTTVNDFQLKSNNIETIVVKSSSKLGAWAFNRAGFNNTFTTAVGNMSDSKSYNDITFDYVYFNEDVGSDNQLPEVEDVIVTKLAPKGNFHLLDYITIEPKGHTWGVKLDKALYSSEVVSITPKILYESDTTKVKFTLPKIDPLDTYIIEVKTDLFQSEENGTVVGYGFSKAASKDFEDDGNGSIGDNIIDLVPPPGGTGSGFSDLPEPFWPPSVPSVPAPPTVEGRTSPSKSDGPHRVPIRSSYAPNDKLVTPGVAGVEIHETPLDYKWLTYTIRFQNDGNFSAKDVFIIDVLDEKFDQYSLSFLESSHPMSIEIIPSEEENIVKFNFNDIYLDYTANSETENQGYVTYMIKVKDDVDVGDILENQASIYFDQNPPILTNVTQNKFTEMILDVDEISENEDSIQAYPNPVEDVIYLKSANSLEFEVALYTLLGQHILTKSNNVGHASLKVSDLKTGMYLLKITSNKDTTKTIKFIKN; encoded by the coding sequence ATGAAAACAAAATTACTGGTATTAGTGCTCTTTTTTTTAATGAGCCAAGTAGGAAAATCACAAGTAGAGAAAATTGAAACGTATAAGGTTGGCACAAAAATAACGTACTACCCAGGGCAATGTGCTAAAGATATTCCTGAGGCAAAAGGGAAAATATCGTTTTGCGATAAAATTAGTAATTTAGGTGTAGTAGAAGCGAGTTACGGATTAAATTCTAGAGTTCTAAAAAAGATGGTTGAGAACTATTTTAATAAGGATGAGGTGTTTTTAACTTCGGAAGGGATTTCTATACGTAAAGAAAATGGGAGTTGGGATAATATCCCTAATCTTGCCATTCCCAAAGCAATTGTGTCATCATCATTTTCTCATGGGGTTGATGAAGCTTTATTATCTAAATCTGGATTTCTTTTTTTTAAGGCCAATTTTTATCGCTCGGTTAATTACATCGATATGAATACTAAAACCTTTAAAAGTGTGTCTTTACCTAGTAATAGTAATGGGACAACTTATACGCATTCTTTTGCGTATGATGAAATTACGGATGCCACTTATATTTTAACGACTAACACCCCAGAGAAGGAGTTTAACGTTTTTAAATTTCAAAACGGAAATTTATCTGTGATGGGTAGCTTAGGGATATCCGCTACAGGATCTAATAATCATAGTCAATTGCTCTTTACTAATGATGCTCTATATTTTGGAACTGATACAGGTTTGTATAAATATAACAAAAACACTTTAGACCTAGAAGCATCTTATTTTACAGATAACACGAATTATGTGAATAATGTACGTGATATAGTTGTAGATAATGATGGAAATATCTGGACTGCCAATTGGGTAAATAATGGGGGCGGAGCTATATACAAGTTAAACACCCAAACAGAAGCAATTACAACTTTTGAACTAGCGCTTACTGAAGTTACAAATTACAGATTCGATAAATTGGCTGTAGATGGTGATGGGAATGTATGGTCTACTCCAGTAAATTGGTCTGGGTTTATACACTTAAATCCTATAGAAAATAACCCAGAATGGACTTTTTTTAATATGGCTGATATTGAAAATTTAGGTTTTAAAATGGCGTATGCGCCAGACGAAATTTTTAACTTTAATAATAAAATTTATGTGATGACTACTACTGCTGGTACTACTCGTCATACAAATTTTGAGGCCATGTATAATGACCAAGGGGTTTGGCACGGTATTAATGATGATGAACCCAAAAATATTTCACATGCCATGATTACCCGTTCTCAAGTTGCCTATCCAGATGCTGATGGGGTTTGGTTTTATAATGATTATGATAGTAATGGTACGATTAGTTATATGTCTAATAGTGATACATTTAAAAGGCAATATGAAATAAATGGACATACATCTTTTTTATTAGATGCAGATGGAATCCCGGTAGTTAACGATTCTAGGGTTAAAAAATTATATATGCCTTATATAGCGAAGTTGCCAGATTTGGCACCTAATAGTGTTGAACAACTAGCTAAGTATAAGGATCAAATTTGGGTGTATAGTAGAAGGACACAAAAAATAGATATATTAAAATATGATAAATTAGTTGAAACTATCGATTTAAAAGATACAGATTACCAGAATTTTTATCACTTTACACCAGATATTTATGGTAATGCATATTTTGCTAGAGTTTATAGTGCCGATTTCTATCTTAAAAAATTCGACACCAATACACAAACTACAGAAACCTTCGAAGCTGCAGCTATAGGAGCTATAAAAAAGATTTTAGCACTTCCTAATGGTAATGTAGCTATAGTTTGTGCTAGGGGGGTGTTATTATTTAACGGAACAACACTTGTAACTATAGATAATAGCGATTATGCGGATTTAGGCAATATCGTGAATGGCGTTGTAGATATAGATGGTGACATTTTTTTACTGACTAACGATAATGCTGAACTTATTAGCATTAAGAATCCAGAATCCAACTCACCTACTTTTGAAACCATTATACTTGAAGGAGGAGAAGGTATTATTCCTGAAAGTAGTTTCTACAGACCCGTTTCTTTAGCTATAGATAATAATGGTGCATTTTGGTCTAATGCATCAGAATCTTGGCTAAAATTAACAACAGAGCATACAGCTGAACAATTTTTAAATGGTGGGGAGACCTTTGGGATTCATGGCTTAGTTTATTTTGATAAAAATGAAAACAATCAATTTGACGCGGGAGAGGGCTATGCAAATCAAAAAGTAACTATTATTACAAGTAAAAATAATATTTTCGAGACCTATACCAATGCAGATGGTAAATATTATTTCCCGTATTACGATGATGGTGGAAACTATGATATTCGCATGTCTGTTGTAAATCCTTACGTTGTTGCAACAAATAGACAAATTATATTTTCTGTTTCAAATTTGGAAGAACATACCACAGTAAATGATTTTCAATTAAAATCCAATAATATTGAAACCATAGTTGTTAAATCCTCTTCGAAATTAGGTGCATGGGCTTTTAATAGAGCAGGTTTTAACAACACTTTTACCACAGCAGTTGGAAATATGTCTGATTCTAAATCTTATAATGACATTACTTTTGATTATGTGTATTTTAATGAGGATGTTGGTAGCGATAACCAATTGCCAGAAGTTGAAGATGTTATTGTAACCAAATTAGCGCCAAAAGGGAATTTTCATCTTTTAGATTATATAACTATAGAACCAAAAGGGCATACATGGGGAGTGAAATTAGATAAAGCATTATATAGTTCTGAGGTGGTTTCAATAACGCCAAAAATTCTGTACGAATCCGATACTACCAAAGTAAAATTCACGTTACCTAAGATTGATCCTTTAGACACTTATATTATTGAGGTTAAAACGGATTTGTTCCAGTCTGAAGAAAATGGAACGGTTGTGGGGTATGGATTTTCTAAGGCGGCAAGTAAAGACTTTGAAGATGATGGAAATGGCTCAATAGGGGATAACATTATAGATTTAGTTCCTCCGCCAGGAGGTACAGGGAGCGGCTTTTCTGATTTGCCAGAACCATTTTGGCCTCCAAGTGTACCTAGTGTTCCTGCTCCACCTACAGTTGAAGGCAGAACTAGTCCGAGTAAATCTGATGGACCACATAGAGTACCTATTCGAAGTTCCTACGCTCCAAACGATAAATTAGTAACTCCTGGAGTTGCCGGAGTAGAAATACATGAAACACCTCTTGATTATAAGTGGTTAACTTATACAATTCGTTTTCAGAATGATGGTAATTTCTCAGCAAAGGATGTTTTTATTATTGATGTATTAGATGAAAAATTTGATCAATATTCATTAAGCTTCTTAGAAAGTTCACATCCTATGTCGATAGAAATTATTCCTTCTGAAGAAGAGAATATTGTGAAATTCAATTTCAATGATATTTACTTAGATTATACGGCAAATTCTGAAACCGAAAATCAGGGATATGTTACTTATATGATAAAGGTTAAAGATGACGTTGATGTTGGAGATATATTGGAAAATCAAGCATCCATTTATTTCGACCAAAACCCACCAATATTGACGAACGTAACACAAAATAAATTTACAGAGATGATCCTTGACGTAGATGAAATTTCCGAAAATGAGGATTCTATACAAGCATATCCAAATCCTGTAGAAGATGTTATTTATTTAAAATCGGCTAATAGTTTAGAGTTTGAAGTTGCTTTATACACATTGCTAGGTCAACATATCCTAACAAAATCCAATAATGTAGGACATGCAAGTTTGAAGGTCTCTGACTTAAAAACAGGTATGTATTTATTAAAAATAACGAGTAACAAGGACACGACCAAGACCATTAAATTCATTAAAAATTAA
- a CDS encoding glycoside hydrolase family 15 protein gives MNNLDYGIIGNCRSAALISKTGSLDWCCLPEFDSSSVFAKLLDEEIGGHFGITVDDSYNVSQKYLKNTAILVTSFSNGVDAFDIMDFMPRYHKTTGGYQSPPEIIRFVKYRTGTPKFSVDYNPKLEYALGDTNTYVKSDFIVSLTDKEKFDTLFLYTDLDKESVINGTEITLSQDAYFLIGYNEKIFKPDVHKAYIEFERTKVYWLNWMDNTPSYQRYNDEISRSAITLKLLTYDKTGAVLAAATTSLPETIGEVRNWDYRFCWIRDASMVIKVVSQLGHKKIARRYLQFIIDLIPDKDEKLQIMYGINKEKKLTEETLDHLSGYKNSKPVRIGNAAYEQRQNDIYGILMDVIHQQLVNFKTDIENGEEIWTITKGIVWVVNKHWKEADKGIWEFRTEERHFTFSKVLCWVAIDKAIKVAEILGKTGKLKKWIPLEQEIKADIMTNAWNEKVQAFTQSYGSEDLDASVLLMEPYGFIDANDSKYVNTVKGIERDLSNDGLLYRYKNKDDFGLPSSSFTICTFWFINSLYKIGEEQKAIALFDQLLSYSNHLGLFSEDIDFETKRLLGNFPQAYSHLALIETAINLSKVTDEEKVIETMRDIRDDSAK, from the coding sequence ATGAATAATTTAGACTATGGAATTATAGGAAATTGCCGAAGTGCAGCACTCATTTCTAAAACGGGATCCCTCGATTGGTGTTGTTTGCCAGAATTCGATTCAAGTTCTGTTTTTGCTAAACTTTTAGACGAAGAAATTGGAGGACATTTTGGAATTACTGTTGATGATAGCTACAACGTGTCTCAGAAATATTTAAAGAATACAGCCATTCTAGTAACGTCGTTTAGTAATGGGGTAGATGCATTCGATATTATGGACTTTATGCCACGCTATCACAAAACAACAGGAGGGTACCAGTCGCCTCCAGAAATCATTCGATTTGTAAAATATAGAACAGGGACTCCAAAATTTTCGGTAGATTATAATCCGAAATTAGAATATGCTTTAGGCGATACCAACACTTATGTAAAATCTGATTTTATTGTTAGTTTAACCGATAAGGAAAAGTTTGATACCTTATTCTTATACACCGATTTAGATAAGGAATCTGTGATTAACGGAACAGAAATAACATTATCACAAGATGCTTATTTTTTAATTGGGTATAACGAGAAAATATTTAAACCCGATGTACACAAGGCTTATATTGAATTTGAACGGACTAAGGTATATTGGTTAAATTGGATGGATAACACGCCATCTTACCAGCGTTATAATGATGAAATTTCTAGAAGCGCTATTACTTTAAAGCTGTTAACCTACGATAAAACAGGAGCCGTTTTAGCTGCAGCAACTACATCTTTACCAGAAACTATAGGGGAAGTTAGAAATTGGGATTACCGTTTTTGCTGGATCCGAGATGCTTCTATGGTAATTAAAGTGGTGTCGCAATTAGGGCATAAAAAGATCGCAAGACGTTACTTGCAATTCATTATAGATTTAATACCAGACAAAGATGAAAAGCTTCAAATTATGTATGGTATTAATAAAGAGAAAAAATTAACCGAAGAAACATTAGATCATTTAAGCGGTTATAAAAACTCTAAACCTGTACGCATTGGAAATGCCGCCTACGAGCAACGCCAAAACGATATCTATGGAATTTTGATGGATGTTATCCACCAGCAATTAGTAAATTTTAAAACAGATATAGAAAACGGTGAAGAAATTTGGACCATAACTAAAGGTATTGTTTGGGTTGTAAATAAACACTGGAAAGAAGCCGATAAGGGCATCTGGGAGTTTAGAACAGAAGAACGTCATTTTACCTTTTCTAAAGTCTTGTGTTGGGTGGCAATAGATAAAGCTATTAAAGTTGCCGAAATTTTAGGAAAAACAGGGAAACTAAAAAAATGGATTCCGTTAGAGCAAGAGATAAAAGCCGATATCATGACCAATGCTTGGAACGAAAAAGTACAGGCATTTACGCAATCTTATGGATCTGAAGATTTGGATGCCTCGGTATTACTTATGGAACCTTACGGATTTATAGATGCCAACGATTCTAAATATGTTAATACAGTAAAAGGTATTGAACGTGATTTAAGTAATGATGGATTATTATACCGCTATAAAAATAAGGATGATTTTGGATTACCATCGTCATCATTTACCATTTGTACATTTTGGTTTATAAATAGCCTGTATAAAATAGGAGAGGAGCAAAAGGCTATCGCACTTTTCGATCAGTTATTATCCTATAGTAATCACTTAGGTTTGTTTAGTGAAGATATTGATTTTGAAACCAAAAGGTTGTTAGGAAACTTCCCTCAAGCCTATTCTCATTTAGCGTTGATAGAAACAGCCATAAATTTATCTAAAGTTACAGATGAAGAAAAAGTTATAGAAACAATGCGCGATATCCGCGATGATTCTGCGAAATAA
- a CDS encoding heparin lyase I family protein: MKKLLFICLWLTAHYIFVSCNDDSDEGNPPVLTDISVSTTTNEIHWTNSNELTTAIEEALTYHYGEAKENEVDKPLTFNTDTTQVIASIAFKPAFENVYTDENTTNNAVTITLVKTNIPLAPVTLQADGPGETYELITSVLAPGANPIETPDCNHADFGRHIDEVFDNELNAYVFRFHMHTSPDNDRCINFDRQRNEIKTYDQSPENLKGTEDETVVYKWKFKLDEGFQSSSNFTHIHQLKSVGGDLESMPIYTLTTRKSNPDRLELRYAETDKQITLAQTPLAPLTGVWLDVTETITYSTSGNYKIEIKNVNDDTVLFSYAKTGIVNWRPGASFVRPKWGIYRSLINENDLRDETLHYTDFSIQEVKK; this comes from the coding sequence ATGAAAAAGCTCTTATTTATTTGCCTTTGGCTCACTGCCCATTATATATTTGTAAGTTGTAATGATGACAGCGATGAAGGAAACCCACCCGTACTTACCGATATTTCTGTTTCTACTACGACAAATGAAATTCATTGGACCAACTCAAATGAGCTAACAACAGCCATAGAAGAGGCTTTGACTTACCATTATGGAGAGGCGAAAGAAAACGAAGTAGATAAACCATTAACATTCAATACCGATACTACACAGGTTATTGCAAGTATCGCTTTTAAACCGGCCTTCGAAAATGTATATACCGATGAAAACACAACCAACAATGCTGTAACCATTACGCTTGTTAAAACGAATATACCTTTAGCTCCCGTTACATTACAGGCAGATGGTCCTGGGGAAACTTATGAATTAATTACCTCGGTTCTAGCCCCTGGAGCAAACCCTATTGAAACACCAGATTGTAATCACGCCGACTTTGGAAGGCATATAGATGAAGTTTTCGATAACGAATTAAATGCTTATGTGTTTAGATTCCATATGCATACCTCACCAGATAACGATAGATGTATAAATTTTGATAGACAACGCAACGAAATAAAAACCTACGATCAATCTCCAGAGAACTTAAAAGGAACAGAAGATGAAACTGTAGTTTATAAATGGAAATTTAAACTAGACGAAGGTTTTCAATCGTCTTCCAATTTTACACACATTCATCAATTAAAATCGGTTGGTGGCGATTTAGAAAGCATGCCAATTTATACGTTAACCACCCGCAAATCTAATCCTGATCGCTTAGAGTTACGGTATGCCGAAACCGACAAACAAATTACTTTAGCACAAACTCCCTTAGCCCCATTAACTGGTGTTTGGTTAGACGTTACAGAAACTATTACTTATAGTACTTCTGGAAATTATAAGATTGAAATAAAAAATGTAAACGACGATACCGTGTTATTTAGCTACGCCAAGACAGGTATTGTAAACTGGAGACCTGGGGCAAGTTTTGTTAGACCAAAATGGGGGATTTACAGAAGTTTAATCAATGAAAATGACCTCAGAGATGAAACATTACACTATACAGATTTTAGTATACAAGAAGTTAAAAAATAA
- a CDS encoding M1 family metallopeptidase yields the protein MKKHNLLLLAFLIFTVSSYGQELSEKNKFTHQDTLRGSITPERAWWDLTYYHLNVEVQPTEKFISGQNIIQYTVLEPANVLQIDLQAPLKITKVTQDKEELNVVNDGNAHFVTLLKPQDKGAVNQIIVHYEGHPKEAVRAPWDGGFSWKKDDNGNDFVATSCQGLGASVWWPCKDHMYDEVDSMDISVKTPKGLMDVSNGRLTDTKIHTNGTKTYTWSVKNPINNYGVNVNIGNYAHFSEVYQGEKGPLDMNYYVLKENLEKAKVHFKDAPRMMKAFEHWFGPYPFYEDSFKLVEVPYLGMEHQSSVTYGNKYENGYLGRDLSGTGWGLKFDFIIIHEAGHEWFANNITNIDIADMWIHESFTAYSENLFLDYYYGKKASAEYVIGTRNAIQNDKPIIGVYNVNHEGSGDMYYKGANMLHTLRQLIEDDEKWRHILRGMNKTFYHQTVNTQQIETYLSKETGIDLTAFFNQYLRDVRIPTLEYSIENNTLKYRWTEIVDNFDMPIQVTIDKKEQWLYPTAAWKTLPVSYDKVDFEVDEDFYVYSKLKS from the coding sequence TTGAAAAAACACAATTTACTTTTATTAGCCTTCCTAATTTTTACCGTTTCCAGTTACGGACAAGAATTATCTGAAAAAAATAAATTTACACATCAAGACACCCTACGTGGTAGTATTACTCCAGAACGGGCTTGGTGGGATTTAACCTATTATCATTTAAATGTTGAAGTTCAACCTACAGAGAAATTTATTTCGGGACAAAACATCATTCAATATACTGTTTTAGAGCCTGCCAACGTCTTACAAATCGATTTGCAAGCTCCTTTAAAAATCACAAAAGTTACTCAAGATAAGGAGGAATTAAATGTTGTAAATGATGGAAATGCACATTTTGTTACGCTTTTAAAACCGCAAGATAAAGGAGCCGTAAACCAGATTATTGTGCATTACGAAGGTCACCCCAAAGAAGCTGTAAGAGCACCTTGGGATGGTGGTTTTTCTTGGAAAAAAGACGATAACGGAAATGATTTTGTAGCAACCTCTTGCCAAGGTTTGGGAGCTAGTGTTTGGTGGCCTTGTAAAGACCATATGTACGACGAAGTAGATAGTATGGATATTTCTGTTAAAACACCAAAAGGTTTAATGGATGTGTCTAATGGGCGATTAACCGACACAAAAATACATACCAACGGTACGAAGACATATACTTGGTCGGTAAAAAATCCTATAAACAATTATGGAGTAAATGTAAACATTGGGAATTACGCGCATTTTTCTGAAGTTTATCAAGGAGAAAAAGGACCTTTAGACATGAATTATTACGTGCTAAAAGAGAATCTTGAAAAGGCCAAAGTCCATTTTAAAGATGCACCACGTATGATGAAAGCTTTCGAACATTGGTTTGGCCCGTATCCGTTTTACGAAGACAGCTTTAAACTGGTAGAAGTACCGTATTTAGGCATGGAACACCAAAGCTCTGTAACCTATGGTAATAAATACGAAAATGGGTATTTAGGCCGTGATTTATCGGGAACCGGATGGGGATTAAAATTTGATTTTATAATTATTCATGAAGCCGGCCACGAATGGTTTGCTAATAATATTACCAATATCGATATCGCAGATATGTGGATTCATGAAAGTTTTACTGCCTATTCCGAAAATTTATTTTTAGACTATTATTACGGTAAAAAGGCCTCGGCAGAATATGTTATAGGCACACGTAATGCCATACAAAACGACAAACCTATTATAGGCGTTTACAATGTAAACCACGAAGGTTCTGGAGATATGTACTATAAGGGTGCAAACATGTTACACACCTTAAGACAATTGATAGAGGATGATGAAAAATGGCGACACATTTTACGAGGAATGAATAAAACATTCTACCACCAAACGGTAAATACGCAACAAATTGAAACCTATTTAAGCAAGGAAACAGGCATCGATTTAACGGCCTTTTTCAATCAGTATTTAAGAGATGTTCGCATTCCTACTTTAGAGTATTCCATTGAGAACAACACTTTAAAATACCGTTGGACAGAAATTGTAGATAACTTCGACATGCCGATTCAAGTGACAATAGATAAAAAAGAACAATGGCTATACCCCACAGCGGCATGGAAAACCTTACCAGTATCTTATGATAAAGTAGACTTTGAAGTTGATGAAGATTTTTATGTGTATTCCAAGCTAAAATCATAA